Proteins from a single region of Styela clava chromosome 1, kaStyClav1.hap1.2, whole genome shotgun sequence:
- the LOC144425044 gene encoding uncharacterized protein LOC144425044 — protein MIDEIDSYIDREPETSCVAPDEKNSNVSSGSLKDNNQPALAQQPNDFEQWLWEGTEEIANPFSPDVTCNVTNRVDNERPKTGRRQLVTSLFSTLTNSESVIASCSDALRCQFCNAGHSLRSCDVFYGATDDVKRNFVVEYRLCFKCLEPGHRAFMCRCDVKCSICSGKHHKCIHGIRMFESVPRPTNRQGVNNAMSVTTRVQFQLLSVLVRGANGRSEYTVALLDSASQVSLIHPKLETKLDLRGCRRKLMLTTLAGTGISYDSEAVGCFVRDKLNPDGKELALKSVFVCDNRIPHPERRQTDFETFHHLRGIPLPDIKEKEVMLLIGADHPFAHFQLERRVGGG, from the exons ATGATCGATGAAATTGATAGTTACATCGACCGCGAACCTGAAACATCGTGCGTGGCACCTGACGAAAAGAACTCTAATGTTTCAAGCGGAAGTCTGAAAGATAACAATCAGCCAGCTCTGGCCCAACAGCCGAATG ACTTTGAGCAATGGTTGTGGGAAGGAACTGAGGAAATCGCCAATCCTTTTTCTCCTGATGTTACTTGCAATGTCACCAATAGAGTTGACAATGAGAGGCCCAAAACCGGTCGTCGCCAGTTAGTTACGTCACTATTTTCAACGTTAACAAATTCGGAATCCGTTATTGCCTCATGCAGTGACGCACTACGTTGTCAATTCTGCAATGCTGGCCATTCTTTAAGAAGTTGTGATGTGTTTTACGGTGCAACCGATGACGTAAAACGTAATTTTGTTGTAGAGTACAGACTTTGCTTTAAATGTCTTGAACCGGGCCATCGTGCATTTATGTGTAGATGTGATGTCAAGTGTAGTATATGCAGTGGGAAACATCATAAATGTATTCATGGAATTCGCATGTTTGAAAGCGTCCCAAGACCAACAAACCGACAGGGTGTAAACAATGCGATGTCGGTAACCACTAGGGTTCAATTTCAGTTGCTATCTGTATTGGTTAGAGGAGCTAATGGACGCTCCGAATATACCGTTGCTTTGCTCGATTCGGCAAGTCAGGTTTCTCTCATTCATCCTAAACTTGAAACTAAATTGGATTTGCGTGGATGTCGTAGAAAGCTTATGTTAACCACCCTGGCGGGAACTGGGATTTCATATGATTCAGAAGCGGTTGGATGTTTTGTACGTGACAAATTAAATCCCGATGGCAAAGAACTAGCTCTAAAATCAGTTTTCGTATGTGACAATAGAATTCCCCACCCTGAAAGACGTCAAACGGATTTTGAAACTTTCCATCATTTACGCGGAATACCACTCCCTGATATTAAAGAAAAGGAAGTTATGTTGCTCATAGGTGCGGACCATCCGTTTGCCCACTTTCAACTAGAAAGACGTGTAGGGGGGGGATAA
- the LOC144425591 gene encoding cell death protein 3-like → MTYHNSKGDVCNINVNVHFYEGKVSGESSPRIRKINSTPDVTMKRPRISQQELHESTVDGGLDVELGTSQRENGSADIQAMRLYNEHKGKDDYYQMTWYPKGRVLIINNYFRGKKARKGSLNDVQKLQELFQYIGRCSVTLAQDLSAEQIVATVKSFAKSSTAQGFCAVFIMSHGRSNSTGRLDVLVGNDNSTVNVNDLVASFKSEFIPHLRNTPVMLFFQMCRGPLADRRRDHYVPVEQHIISTSSQNDAADDDEDDQRIRNLLSSVLPRGKYIGLLDVDDEDVEDAISAEDDADETGPEHIGDEPNMLISFSTMERYKSFRRSTGSWFIQAICDVFREHAQNENIIELMNRVHSKVSDRTVNSSRLEIDGCRVCSRTTHSFGEKRLYLFPGLP, encoded by the coding sequence ATGACATATCACAATTCAAAAGGCGATGTATGTAACATCAATGTAAACGTACATTTTTACGAAGGCAAAGTTTCTGGAGAAAGTAGTCCTCGGATTCGGAAAATCAACTCTACTCCTGATGTAACCATGAAACGTCCCCGAATATCTCAACAAGAACTACACGAATCAACTGTAGACGGAGGCCTTGATGTAGAACTCGGTACATCCCAAAGAGAGAACGGCTCCGCTGATATCCAGGCAATGCGCCTTTACAACGAACACAAAGGAAAAGATGATTATTACCAAATGACCTGGTATCCAAAAGGAAGAGTGCTAATCATCAACAACTACTTTCGAGGGAAAAAGGCGAGAAAAGGGTCACTCAATGATGTTCAGAAATTACAAGAGCTTTTCCAATATATTGGTCGCTGTTCCGTAACACTCGCTCAAGACTTGAGCGCTGAACAGATTGTCGCAACTGTTAAGTCATTTGCAAAATCATCAACTGCGCAAGGGTTTTGTGCAGTTTTTATTATGTCTCATGGAAGATCTAATTCGACTGGAAGACTAGATGTATTGGTTGGGAATGACAATTCAACTGTAAATGTTAACGATCTAGTGGCGAGCTTCAAATCTGAATTCATTCCTCATCTGAGGAATACCCCTGTAATGTTGTTTTTCCAGATGTGTCGTGGACCTTTGGCTGATCGTAGAAGAGATCATTATGTTCCTGTAGAGCAACACATTATATCTACATCTTCGCAAAACGATGCGGCCGACGATGACGAGGACGATCAACGGATTCGTAATCTGCTGTCGTCTGTTTTACCAAGAGGAAAGTATATTGGTCTGCTAGACGTAGATGACGAAGATGTGGAAGATGCAATCTCGGCAGAGGATGATGCCGATGAAACAGGTCCCGAGCATATTGGAGATGAACCAAACATGCTGATATCATTTTCAACAATGGAAAGATACAAGTCTTTTAGACGAAGTACAGGGAGCTGGTTTATTCAAGCTATCTGTGACGTATTCCGTGAGCATGCACAAAACGAAAATATCATTGAATTAATGAATCGTGTGCATAGCAAAGTATCCGACCGGACAGTAAACAGTTCACGCCTTGAAATAGACGGTTGTCGAGTTTGCAGTCGCACCACACACTCTTTCGGTGAAAAGAGATTGTACTTATTTCCTGGTCTGCCCTAA
- the LOC144425817 gene encoding uncharacterized protein LOC144425817, with protein sequence MTNEEPPNRLLPERMFNQSTINHEEEEFTDEQSNQDNEIISVRSASHNERARSESDVTTRDNPRAIYPTFTPKIPSAPAIHKSESNISLQVRTVSSQTDQSNPIDEIQANEKQYANDQDANDTNESGLQNVANVLTEINTKFDVNRILGDAYQQLEYKEEQMKLNKRFIKKYAKEERFLREDLKKQYAKLGPIFKNIWEPRKREIMLEAFKISQESHSNTALKLLAQTCSIVTTISLAYEEDTLQMEQFISRVQDVFNIGGIFREEKKPIHAFASYYIASKLYRFQNQEEFSFSGIQNCIEQEHLVVKQGGKKEKYFHHYSIPMLCEMLELLLKIDSRDKTVKVRSHAQCALYIGECYFELDDFQKSLLMNEQAVEMFRAEISEPEKYNIFGKCLSKMGKVYNRTGKPQEALEYYDLAFQSLQKANDWKSDSEKVVSIRCVDSEREKLRRIHN encoded by the exons ATGACCAATGAGGAACCGCCAAATCGACTGTTGCCAGAAAGAATGTTTAATCAAAGTACGATCAACCACGAAGAAGAAGAGTTTACCG ATGAGCAGAGTAACCAAGACAATGAAATAATTAGTGTCAGGAGTGCAAGCCACAATGAGAGGGCTCGGTCAGAATCAGATGTGACGACTCGTG ATAACCCGAGGGCAATTTATCCTACGTTCACTCCAAAGATTCCTTCAGCACCGGCAATACATAAGTCTGAATCAAACATATCCCTGCAGGTCCGGACTGTTAGTTCGCAAACAGACCAGTCCAACCCAATCGATGAGATACAAGCAAATGAAAAGCAATATGCAAATGATCAAGATGCAAATGATACTAACGAATCGGG ATTACAGAATGTAGCAAATGTCTTGACAGAAATCAATACTAAATTCGATGTCAATAGAATACTTGGAGACGCGTACCAGCAACTTGAATATAAAGAAGAACagatgaaattgaataaaaggTTCATTAAGAAATATGCAAAGGAAG AACGATTTCTGAGAGAAGACTTGAAGAAGCAATACGCAAAGTTAGGCccgatattcaaaaatatttgggaacCAAGAAAAAGGGAAATAATGTTGGAAGCGTTTAAAATTTCCCAAGAATCACACTCGAACACTGCATTAAAGCTGCTGGCTCAGACATGCAGTATTGTCACAACCATCAGCCTGGCATATGAAGAAGATACTTTGCAAATGGAGCAGTTCATCAGCAGAGTCCAGGACGTCTTCAACATTGGGGGGATATTCAGAGAAGAAAAGAAGCCAATTCATGCGTTTGCTTCATATTATATTGCTTCAAAATTATACAGATTTCAAAATCAAGAAGAATTTTCTTTTTCCGGTATTCAAAATTGCATTGAGCAGGAACACCTCGTTGTGAAACAAGGgggtaaaaaagaaaaatattttcatcattactcAATTCCAATGTTGTGTGAAATGCTCGAGCTTTTATTGAAAATAGACAGCCGGGATAAAACTGTAAAGGTGCGAAGTCATGCCCAGTGTGCATTGTACATCGGTGAATGTTATTTCGAACTTGATGACTTCCAAAAGAGTTTGCTCATGAACGAACAAGCTGTCGAAATGTTTCGAGCAGAGATCAGCGAACCAGAAAAGTACAATATCTTTGGAAAATGCTTATCAAAAATGGGGAAAGTGTACAACAGAACTGGGAAGCCGCAAGAGGCTTTAGAATATTACGACTTGGCATTTCAATCTTTGCAAAAAGCAAATGATTGGAAATCAGATTCTGAAAAAGTTGTCTCAATCCGCTGCGTAGACTCAGAAAGGGAGAAATTGAGACGAATACATAATTAG